A window of the Cygnus atratus isolate AKBS03 ecotype Queensland, Australia chromosome 4, CAtr_DNAZoo_HiC_assembly, whole genome shotgun sequence genome harbors these coding sequences:
- the SCD5 gene encoding stearoyl-CoA desaturase 5 — protein sequence MGLVGWVLKGLVEVLGPRAAHTRSLQVPSGANSDKKEQSAAPGGGHWLSLCGAGCRLLPPPARPPPAARCGRAAEQGQEEQEQEKQEEEEKKQGGEEEEEEAAAARSGAERSGRPEAPLGRAARSPPPPPPPPPCRWERGGEMAAGGGQAIVWRNVVLMGLLHLGAVYALSLVPRAQLLTLLWAYFCFLVTALGVTAGAHRLWSHRSYKAKLPLRIFLAAANSMAFQNDIYEWSRDHRVHHKYSETDADPHNARRGFFFSHIGWLFVRKHRDVIEKGRKLDFTDLLDDPVVRFQRKYYKSSVVLMCFVIPTFVPWYLWGESLWNAYFLASILRYTISLNVTWLVNSAAHMYGNRPYDKYINPRQNTFVTLGAIGEGFHNYHHTFPFDYSASELGLKFNPTTWFIDFMFWLGLVTDRKQAPKEMIQARKERTGDGSA from the exons ATGGGCTTGGTGGGGTGGGTACTGAAGGGACtggtggaggtgctggggcCTCGGGCTGCTCACACAAGGTCTCTCCAAGTGCCTTCAGGAGCAAACTCGGACAAGAAGGAGCAAAG CGCCGCGCCGGGCGGCGGCCATTGGCTGTCGCTATGCGGGGCCGGCTGCCGACTcctcccgccgcccgcccgcccgccccccgccgcgcgGTGCGGGAGAGCCgcggagcaggggcaggaggagcaggagcaggagaagcaggaggaggaggagaagaagcaggggggggaggaggaggaggaggaggcggcggcggcgaggagcggagcggagcggagcggccGCCCCGAGGCGCCCCTCGGCCGCGCTGCGCGgtctccgccgccgccgccgccgccccccccgtGTCGCTGGGAGCGCGGCGGCGagatggcggcgggcggcgggcaggcCATCGTGTGGCGCAACGTGGTGCTCATGGGGCTGCTGCACCTGGGCGCCGTCTACGCGCTCAGCCTGGTGCCGAGGGCGCAGCTCCTCACCCTGCTCTGGG ccTATTTCTGTTTCCTGGTGACAGCCCTGGGTGTGACGGCTGGTGCGCATCGCTTGTGGAGCCACCGTTCCTACAAAGCCAAGCTGCCCCTGCGGATCTTTCTGGCTGCAGCTAACTCCATGGCTTTCCAG AATGACATCTACGAGTGGAGCCGAGACCACCGCGTGCACCACAAGTACTCGGAGACGGACGCAGACCCGCACAACGCCCGCCGTGGCTTCTTCTTCTCCCACATCGGCTGGCTGTTTGTGCGCAAGCACCGGGACGTCATCGAGAAGGGGAGAAAACTGGATTTCACTGACCTGTTGGACGACCCCGTTGTCAGGTTCCAAAGAAA GTATTACAAGAGCTCGGTCGTGCTGATGTGCTTTGTGATCCCCACCTTTGTGCCGTGGTACCTGTGGGGTGAGAGTCTGTGGAACGCCTACTTCCTTGCCTCCATCCTCCGGTACACCATCTCCCTCAACGTCACCTGGCTGGTCAACAGCGCCGCGCACATGTACGGCAACCGCCCGTACGACAAGTACATCAACCCCAGGCAGAACACCTTTGTCACTCTGGGAGCCATTG GTGAGGGTTTCCACAACTACCACCACACCTTCCCCTTCGACTACTCCGCCAGTGAGCTGGGCCTGAAGTTCAACCCCACCACCTGGTTCATTGACTTCATGTTTTGGTTGGGGTTGGTCACCGACCGGAAACAGGCTCCGAAGGAGATGATCCAGGCGCGCAAGGAAAGGACTGGAGATGGCAGTGCTTGA